The Stigmatella aurantiaca DW4/3-1 genome contains the following window.
AGCGCAACGACGTAGGCCCGTGGCGAGCGACCCAGCAGGCAGGACCGTTGCAGCGGCGCGGCGCTACCTGGGGAGGGAGCAGCGAGGCGGCGAGCGTCCAGGAAAGTTCGTGTAGGGGGTATACCGCGCCCCTGAAGTCGAAGTGACAGAAGGGAGCGGGCAGTGGAGGCAGAGGCGAGGCACCTTCGGCTGACGCTCCGTCAGCGGCAGGCCCTCCAGCACGTGGCGAAGTACGGACCAGGGCGCGAGCAGATGCGTGCCCTGGATTGGCCGCACCCTGGGGCTGGCATCGACCAAGCGCCGCCCCCGGACCACCTGTTGGGCCCGCTCGCCGTGCACCTCGAGGTCATCGGCGCCTGCAACCTCACCTGCACGCACTGCTTTGCCGGGGAGCTGCCGCGCAACCACCACCCGCTGAGGTTCGCGCACGTGGAGGGGCTCTTCGTGGAGAGGCTCTTCGCGCAGCTCGCCGGTCTCGTCAGCTTCCGGCTCGGGCTCACGGGGGGCGAGTCCCTGCACTTCCGGAACCACAGATTCCCTGGTCACTTCTGACAGATGTAATAACTCATTTCGTCGCAGTAGTCGCCGCGGCACTGCATCCCTCTCGCGTAGTAGGCCGAGGGGAAATAGATCGAGCCGTAGTTCTCGGAGTACCACCCCGTCCAAGTGCAGTTCTTGGGTGTGAAGTTGCTGATGGCGGTGCACTGGATGGAGACGTTGTCACAGAAGCGTCCGATGCACTTGAATCCCGTGAGCCAATGACCCGCTTTGCAGTAGGTGGCATCGGAGTTCTCGTCCGAGAAATCGGAGGACCAATACGAGGCGCCGAGAACGGCGAACAAGGTGGCCTCGCAAAAGAACCGGACATTGTCGCAGTGCTCCCCGGTGCATTGAGCGCCATTGACCAGGCCTGTTTGATCACAGATGATCGGCGTGTAACTGGGCTCCTCCGAGGTATAAGAGGTCCAACCCGACATGGTGGCCTGCTCCGTGGTCGCGAGGCCCGTGGCCTCCTCGCCCCCCGTCTCGTCACCCACGCTGCCCGGACCACAACCTTCGAGCACGAAGAGACTTCCCACCACGATGACTGCCTTCAGATGACTCGAATGGATGGACATGGTCAATCCCGCCTTGGCTCGAATGGCTGTTGAATCGCTGGCCATCACATCTGGCACAGCTTAAAGCTCACACGGTCGCAGTAAGACCCGGCGCAATTCACATAGGTGGGGTAGTAGCCAGCGGGAAAGTAAAGGGGGCCGTCCTCGTCGGAGAACACTCCAGACGAATAGCAGTTCTTTGGACTGATATTGATCATGGCGGTACATTGGACGGCGAGAGTGGTGCAATAGGAGTCGTTGCAGCTGAGTCCCGTGATCCAGTAACCGGCCCGGCAGCCAGCGTAGACGTAGGAGGTGGTCCAGTACGAATCGCCACGAACACCGGTCGTGGGCTGACAGTACAGACGCATGTTGTCGCAGTAGTCCCCCGAACACTGAGCGGCACTGACCAGGCTGCTCCCATCACAGTTCACCGGCGGGCGCTCATCCGAGGTGTAGGCGGTCCACCCGGTGGAGATGGCCTGTTCCGTGGTCGCGAGGCTCGCGGCCTCGTCAACGCCCGTCTCGTGCCCTCCGGCGTCCACCCCACAGCCTCCGAGCACCCAGACGCTTCCCACCACCAGGATAGCCGCCAGATAGCTTGATTTGGTCGACATGGCCAATCACTCCTCAAGATGAGCTGCACGTGTGGATGGCTCGTGCCGGGTGAAAGCCGTGGGTGTGCATCCACTGTCCCGGTAGGCAACGGGGAACAGCCTCCTCCCGCATCCATCGACCGACGCCAGAGGCCCTGCCTGCCGCACGAGCGGCAGGAGATTGATCGCACCATCAAGGATTACTGTCAATACCGTATATGTGAGATTAAACACATAGGGCGAAAAGAAGGCCTGTGGAGGGTGAGGGCGGGTGCAGAGGGGCCGCGGAGGACCGCGGACAGGTGCCGCCGAACTGTGCGCCAGGCCGGTGCACAGGCCGTGCAGCCCTCTTTGGGCACACGCCTGCGCAGGCTGCGCTCCCCTCAGGGGCCAGACAGGGGGTTTGGGCATGGAGGCCACTGCGGCCTGGCGCTCCACACCCTGCCCTCTGCGCAGGACCCTGCACCGGGGCGAGCGGAGCAGGCCACGGGGGTAGCTCCAGGTGCTCCCAAATGGCGCGCACCCCGTCGGGGGCCGTCAGGTACGCCAGCACCCGGCGCCAGCCGCCACACCGTCCTCAGGCGAACACGTCCTGCGCGAACGTCCTACGCAGCAGCCAGGCCCCATCCCGTCGCGGCGTCCGCTCCTTCTTTGCGTAAGTCTCCGCTCCGACCCAGGGTGTCGTAGGGCGAAGAGCGTGGCAGGAAGGGAGGGTGAGAGACGGAGAGTCGACGAGCCTATCGCTGCTGAGCTTGTTGCTGGGCCCACGCCTCGGGGAGGAGCTCCGCGATGCGAGAGGCGGGGAAGCGGGTGTCACCGAGTTTGGGCAACACATCGCGAAAGTAAGCCCAGGGGTCCATTTCCAGCCGATAACAGCTGAGGAGCAGGGAATAGACAGCCGCCGCGCGGTGGCCTGCCGCGTCGCTGCCCAGGAAGAGCCTGTTCTTCCTGCCGAGGACAATCCGCTTGATGAGTCGCTCGGCCTCTCCCTTGTCCAGAGGCACGCGTCCGTCCTCGAGGAAGCGGCCCAAGGGGACATTGCGTGAGGAAGGGTATTTCGGGAACGGCTTCTGGATCGATAAGAACGACGAGTCCCCGGAGTAACAAGACTTCGAGCCCGTGAACGACTTCAGGAGAAAACTTTGACACATGACCTCATAGAAGCGCCCACTGACGAACTCAATTTCCAGAAGGTTGATTACCCAGAGCTAAACGCGGGCGGCTAGCGATGGATTTTCTTGCGCTCCATGAGTTGGGCCATGTTGCCAAGGGTCATGTCTCATACTATCAGCTCGAATTCGGAGCCTGCCTATGGGAGACGCGAGCCTCGGTCGAGGCAACGGAAGAACGGCGACTGAACTCCATTCCTGCCATCCAACGGCAGGCACTTGAACTCGATGCGGATGACACCGCTCTCTACATCCTGTCCACACTCATGCCTCTTGTGAGAGAAAAGCTGCCGCGCTACCAGCGCGGATCAGAACTTGCCGTCCTGACAAGTCTTACCTTCGTTGCCAGGCTGCTTTTCGCCTTGTTCGCCGAGATGGATACCGTTCCGTCCTCGGAAGATCCGGCAAGCCACGACCTTGTCATTTACCATGAGAATGCAACGCATCCTCACCCGAGTATTCGATACCTGTTCCTGGAGCACCGCCTCATTGATCTGGCGACTTCACAACTCGAGCGCCGCACTTCCAGAGAGGCGGTGAAGAAATCCGAAGCTGCTTTTCTCCTTGCTATCTCGGAGAAGGCACTGCCGCCACATGTCATAGCTCCTATCGCTTTCAATTCGGGAGCTATTCCTGCCAACATCATCAATGGCATGCTTGACGAGAAATCGCGATTATCGGACGTGATAAGCAAGCGCTTGCGTACCAGGATGACCGCATCCATGGAGGAGATCCGCAAGTTCCGAGGCGGAAATTAGAACGATAGGAGAAATGGAGGCCCATTGGCGGGGTGCGGCCCAAGGCCCAGCGGGGAAGGAGTGCTGGTGCGTCCTCGGGCCTTGCGCGGGCAGTGCCCCTCTTTTCTCCAGCAGGCGCAGCACCCGGTGGCGTTCCCCCCTCAGCAGCCGCTCCACCTCTGATTGCGCGGGCGGGGGCAACGGCTCGAAGCGCACTCCGCCCGCCCCTGTCACGAACACCCCGTCCGGCTTCCACCTCGCCAGGGCACGCGCTCCTGTCATCCTCTCACGGGCCTCTCGTGAACCCTGGGAGACCGGAAACTCAGACAGCTTGCGTCCAAGCAGATTGCCCCTGTTGGCCGCATGTGCCCCCAGTGTGACCCTCCAGCGCGGAATCAGGCGGAACCGGACGGGACGAGACGGGATGGGGCGGGAGAACGATCAGACGTGAGATCAAAGTGTTAGCCGGTAACAGCGCGACCTGCTTGGGTTTTTGCTTCCGCCTCGTTACGGGTTCGATACCCGCCGCCTCCATGCTGAGAAGCCCAGAGCAATATCTGACCGGTCAGCGATCGATCACTGCGAGCGCCTCCTCACGGGCGTTGGCGCGGAACTTCTTGACTATGGACTCCACCCTGGAAAGCCTTGGAGGCCAAACGTGGAAGAGCCAGAAATCAGCAAAGGAGATGAAATGAAACGCATGCTCACAGGGGCCGCGATCACCGCGACGATGGTGTTCAGCCTCCCCAGTCAAGCCGAGGAGCAGAGTCAGGATCCGATGCAGACCCTGAATCTGTTCTCCGCCGTCGCAGGGTGCTACGTGGACACGCCCGCTTGGGATGTGGCCACTCCAGGCCAATGCGAGGCGATCTCGAACGCTTCCCAGACGACGGCCGTCTTCTCCGTGCTGGGGATCGACCAGTCGTCCGGCCGCTACGCGATCCAGTACTTGGACAACACCTGCGCAAGCATCTTCTACACCGTCAACGAGGGCTTGGTCTGCACGCGCACGATCCGGGCCTACCAGTTTGTCTCGCAGCGCGTGCAAATCACCGACACCGTGACCGGCCAATCGTACATCCAAAGCGCGACGGCCCATTACGAGAAGAACCTCTAAGCTGGCGCTCTTCTCCTGCCTTGCCGCGGCGCAGCCTCAGACCTCGACGGGACGCTCCCGGATGGGGTCCGGCACGAGGGGGGGATTCCGCTCCAGCGCCTCCTGGCGTTCCCACTCGGCCCGCATCGCCATGTCCTTGGCCGTCTCCCGCGACGCGGCACCAAAGAGAATGGTGATCAGCATGATGGCGAAGAGAATAAGAGCGCTGAAAACAACCATGCCCATGATCATCATGCCGTGACCCCGCGTCGAGAAAGGGGATCTCCATTGATCCCGTTCCCTTTCAACATGGTCATCCTTGGGCCTGGCGGCGTCTCCCCGCCTGACAATCCCTTGCCTGCTCAGGCAGCAGGCAGCCCTTCAAGGCTCAGGACGCCGGGCCCCCCTTGGGCGCGGCCCGGGGCAGGGACATCCAGAAACGGGTGCCCTCCGTGGCGGTGGACGTCACGCGCAAGGTGCCCCCATGGGCCCGCACGATTTCGTGGGTGATGTAGAGCCCCAGCCCCAACCCCGTGCGCGCCTTGTTGTGGGCCCCCTCCGCCCCCCGCACGAACGGATCGAACACGTGCGGGAGCCGCTCCTCGGGAATGGGCGTCCCTTGGTTGTGAACCTCCACCCGGATGCCCTCCCCCTCGTCCCGCACCACCACCGCCACGGGGGTGTCCTCGGGGGAGTACTGCACCGCGTTGCCCACCAGGTTGGAGGCCGCCTGGGCGATGCTGTCCGCGTCCCACTCCCCCCACCCATTGCCCGACAGGCTCAGCTCGAAGTTGCGCTGCGCGTGCGCTACTTCCAGCTCTTCCACCACCTGCCGCAGCACATCGTGCAGGTTCACCCGCGCCCGCATCACCGGGTAGCCGCCCCCCAGCCGCGCACGGGTGAAGTCCAGCACGTCGTTGATCATCCGCGCCATGCGGTCCGCGGAGATGGAGATGCGGTTGACCGCCTTGCGCTGCGGCTCGGCCAGCCCCCCGTAGCGCAAGAGCAGCCCCGCATTGCCGGAGATGGCTTGCAGCGGGTTGCGCAGGTCATGTCCGAGGATGGCCAGGAACTGCTCGCGGAAGACCGCCGTCTGCCGCTGGGCCTCCTCCCGCTTGAGCCCCTCCTCCACCCGCTTGCGCTCGATGGCATAGCGCAGCGCCCGCACCAGCAGCGGCCCCGTCACCTGCCCTTTCACCAGATAGTCCTGCGCCCCCTGGTGGACCGCCTGCACCGCCAGCCGCTCGTCGTCCG
Protein-coding sequences here:
- a CDS encoding ATP-binding response regulator, producing the protein MTAEERPLRLLLVEDNAGDARLIQEELKEVAAERFRVQHVERMIQAEKCVTESAPDVVLLDLSLPDGHGLGNISRLLQAGPSVPLVVLTGTDDERLAVQAVHQGAQDYLVKGQVTGPLLVRALRYAIERKRVEEGLKREEAQRQTAVFREQFLAILGHDLRNPLQAISGNAGLLLRYGGLAEPQRKAVNRISISADRMARMINDVLDFTRARLGGGYPVMRARVNLHDVLRQVVEELEVAHAQRNFELSLSGNGWGEWDADSIAQAASNLVGNAVQYSPEDTPVAVVVRDEGEGIRVEVHNQGTPIPEERLPHVFDPFVRGAEGAHNKARTGLGLGLYITHEIVRAHGGTLRVTSTATEGTRFWMSLPRAAPKGGPAS